In Amia ocellicauda isolate fAmiCal2 chromosome 7, fAmiCal2.hap1, whole genome shotgun sequence, the genomic window TCACAAACTGAAATAAACTAGAAATATCTTAATTTGTACATTCATCCCCTGGCATttacattctcttgataaactTCTGCCTCCCCAAGAGActctttttgcttgttttttaagATTTTTGATAGGGTTGTTACGAGTATTAACCACTCTGCTATTGGTTAAGATGGTTCGTTGCTATGTAGAATTGTCCAATAAAAACCTTTTTAAGGATGAAGTCTGGGTGGAAGTTTGGGCAAATAATTGGTCCTCTAGCAACATGCCTGCGCAGGCCAATAATCGGCTCTGTAGTCCTCTGGGCATTAAATATAGTCTGTTTGTCAAAAACTCTAACAATCTGTTGCCTGAGATCCACAGCAATTTGTTAATGGTTAAAGAGGGTTttaatctctccctctccctccattcCTTCCTTCCCCATCAGGGTCAAGGGATCGCTATGAGTCGGACCGCTTCCGCGATGGCCCGCGGAGGGACAATGACCGGTATGAGGGGGGCAGAGACCGTTACCGGGACAGATATGATGACCGGGACCGTCGCGACTACGACCGAGGAGGTGGGTCTGAAGGTGAAAAAACATGCCTCCAGACCAGGGACACGCAACCTGCGGTCCTTTTATCATATGATTGCATCCCACTTGTTACTTCCATTTCATgtgtgattttgtattttaggATGTATTTCAGTAAAAGATAAAGCAAATAAGATTACAAAGAGTATGCGATGCCTTGAGTGTGTGCTGTATATCAAAgttcatttaaatttaattgtTAATTACTATATAGATGGAACAATAATCTCAGCCTGTGTTTTCCGGCTGAGGGTGAGTATTGCAGACTACGCTGAATTATGTACTTATTAAATTTTTTTGCTATATGCGGCCAAATGGTTAAATCAATATTACACGATAGAAGTTGAGTTCTGCACCTTTGCTCTAGACAGCAAGGGATTTAGTCGCATGTATATTTTGGCACGACAAAAGCAGGGCTCGGCTTATAATGACCCAGTAAAGTACAGGACAGAACTATTCCGTGTCGGGGAGAACTAGATTTTGAGATCCTGCTCAAATGTTTTCCCTCTTCCAGTCCCACTAAAATCCTCACAGTACGGCTCCTCCGTCTAACAGACACCTTAATGGTCACTGACCTGTGCTCCTCTACATTGCCCACCTTAGAAAAAGCTCAGTTAGAGAATCCCCTGGACTAGGATGGGGAAACTGTTTGCGTTGTTTGAGCCCTTGTCTTGTCCTACACTCCCCAGGATTCGACTCTCGCGGTGGCAGCCGGCGGGCTTTCGGCAGCGGGTTCAGGCGTGACAACGACGACGGACGTGACAATTTCCGGGGCAGTGCAGATCGCTATGGCGACCGGTACGGGGAACGCGAAGAACGTTACGAGCGCAAGGATGAGCGCCGTGACGATAGAGGTGAGCATTCTGGGGACACAAATCCAGTGTCGGGGTGGCGGGGTTTCCTTGCCCCGTGTTAAATTTGgtctgtgtgcgtttgtgtgttgATGGGACAGGCCCACTGCAGAGGCCCAAGCTCCAGCTGAAGCCCCGCAGCGTGCCCAAGGAGGAGGACCGGGTTGTGCCCCCCACACAGACGGGCCGCGCAGCCTCCATCTTCGGAGGGGCGAAGCCCGTGGACACCGCGGCCAAGGAGCGCGAGGTGGAGGAGCGCCTGAAAAAGGAGCAGGAGAGGCTGCAGAGGCAGCTGGAGGAGGACAAGGGCAGAGCACCCGAGCGGCGGCCCAGGGAGAGGTGAGGAGCAGGGAGAGCTTTTCAAAGCAGAGATGGGGACCGTTCTTGTTTCAATAATGTGGCCCCCATTTTAACAACTTTGGAGAAAATGAGATTCCTCTTGGAAGAGTTAGAAAGGGTTTAGTGGAAAAACCTTGGATGTAAAATGGCTTTAAATTCAGTTGTCCTTTAGACCTGTGTGAAAGTCCCTTCAACCTTTCATATCCtgcttttaaatatatgaaatcTCCAGACTTTAAGGTTTTCTTGTAATCTGCATCTTGTTTCAAATAAACTCCAGACGTTGTCTGCTTCCTGTTGAAGTAACGCATCCTTGTGCGGAAACCGAAATGTAGATGGCTTAAACACTAAATGACATTAGGCAAACCACACTACAAAAATAGACAAATCCTAGGTGTAATGTGATGCATGCTGGGATCTGGGTAACTGCAATGTAATACAGTCCACATCCAGAAGAGAAGTTGAATGGAGGAAACATCTCTCAAGGCCTGTAATGACTCCAGAGTCCTCAGACTTTTTTCCCTACTCCAGATACTAATCATGACATAAAATAGATGTGTAGTAAGTTAAAAGATCTGTGCAGGAATGTGGTCCTTGTCAATAGCTGTTGCCTTCAGTGCTCtacaccagtggttctcaatcctgctcctggaggaacacttaccctgctgttttttggtcCTAATGAGCTCTCAATTGAACTAATTTATTTTGGAGcctttgaattatttttaacaaaaggggttttaagttaagtataaaattgtattaggaaatcttattaaggaaccaactttttatccaATTTAAacagtcaaatgtaatcaaatcaaTTAAGGGTCCAATTTAGTAATTAAgctcagttaaaacaaaaacccaCAGGTTAGGTGTTCCTCCaagaccaggattgagaaccacaaCAGGGATTCACAAACTGTTCCTGGAATACCCTATGCcgtgctggtttttgttccggctgagctcttaattacttaattgaaacaacatgtatatttttgttagttcaattaaggcaatACGATCTTTTGGAACACAGGGGGACAGCAGGACAGGTTACTGTCTGATTGGGGAATCCTTGCTCTACACAATTTCCTTGTTGACGGGAAGTGTCTTAACACTCGTTTTGTCTCCTTCCCAGGCATCCGAGCTGGCGCAGTGAGGACCAGCCTGCTGAGCGATCAAGGACTGGGAGCGAGTCTTCCCAACCTGGCAGCACTTCTGGACGGAGTAAGAGCCTTTTGTGATTGGTTGGGGAGAAGGGCATCACAACCTCTAAATGGGTGGTTTTGAAGTCTGAAATGAACTCGTATCTCAATCTGTGGTTCAATCATTTCAATTTCATGTGTATAGGAAAAGATCAGGTTGTGTGGTTCATAGGGCTGTCTCCGAAGGTTCGTCATGTGACAAtcacatttgatttttttttctcttgttgaTAGAAATTGACAGTGTTTGAATACTGTAGCGTGCCACCTCAACAGGTAAAGGCGGTGTGGTGGGGAGGAGCGTAGGCAGAGGGGATAAAAGGTAAAGAGAGGCAGAAGAATGAGTCAGTGTGTTGTTGCACCTGCAATGATGAGTTGGGTCTTCTCCTTGGAAAGCATTAcaatactaaaccacacttcagaTGTCCAGCTAtctaaatttaaaacattttatttgtaatactgcccattacttaaataaaagttgctGGATATAACTAAGTTTGAGACCGTTATAAAAAGCCACTCAATGCCACTGTCGAAACATTGCTGTAAGGATCAcggataaagaaacaataacgCAGTGGTCCACCGGTATCCCtgcaaacacacaatgttgccacaaatGTTGTAGCAACATAATTtagttgtgtgttagctgggatgcTGGCAAATGGGGGATGGTTCTCTTTCagaagaaacttttttttttttttaattgttatatgGAAAATTGGTATATCACGGAGGAACATGTATTTTCCGGTATCATTTAACCAACGTAAGTTTAAGTTAGGCTTAACAGGTCAATTGCATAGAACTGAAAGCTGAGTACTGGAGATGATCCATACAACTCTCCAAGATCGTTCCAAACGGGCATGATgtgttgaatggcctcctctcgtttgtaaactttgttcttaattcacccattattattattattatatcgatataataacatataatgttgacacaaactctgaactgtagaatggagtctttttattatagttaaggtaattttttttttcagtgtctagtatttactactttcagtacATTTTGAACACCAggatatattcatcaaggggtttacaccgatttgctatttcattcaagtaaaatcaatatgaacagtgtgcttgtaaaaaaaaataaaaaataaacatgatcactgttcaaatatgatgttttattgtgtttatatggattacctgtaaaaaaaaaaaaaaaaaaagtgttaattcAAATCAATACACTAGTAGCTAATGTGACGTCATCAAGacattatgcaaattagcaccaaCGAACTTCAAACCTCCAAAGGGTTAAATTTACCTTTGGGACAGCCGCTAGTGGTTTATCTCACTGCGATGGGACTGTGGCAGTGGGCCTGTAAATGCACTCATCTAACCAAAGCGCATATTTCTCAGCTTAAAAACATCAAACCGCTTTTCATTGTAATTTTAATTTCGTAGATTGATTTTTATCGATCGACACTTTGCTCTAAGGAGTAAGGTGAAGGCTTAAAAGTCTTAAATCGGATGTCAATGAAGTGTTCaatgttggatttgatttaactataaaatattCAGTGGCAAAGGCTGACTTTTTGCCTCATCCTCTTGCCCTCTATTGCATTTAGGGGTGTATAGATTAATGTACTTCTGCCTTGAGATGAGACCTTGCCCTGCAAACCCCTGCTGGAGATAGGGATCACCTACTGTCCCCAGTTTTAGTGTCTTTAAAACTATGAGCAGTACAGatgttatattttaaagcaTGGTTGCAGAGTAAGGTAACTGGATAGATGCAGTTAAGGTATACTGTGAATTACAGTAAGACTGGTTGAATAGGAGTGTTTGTGTAAATGGATATGCCTGGCTTTTCTGGGGCTACCAGTGTTGATTTCTGGACCCCCTTTACAATAAGCCAATGACTGTTTTGGAGATGTAGGTCTGGGTTTGTAATGTCTGCCTCTTGGCCCCTCCACTAGGTTCCCGACGCAGGGAGAGCGAGCGTTCTGTGGAGAACGAGGTGTTTGGACGTGATGAGGACCCCCCTTCCCCTGGGGCCCGCCCCCCTGCCAAGCATGACTCCCTGCCCCTCAAAGTGGTGCCAGCCCCTCCGCCCAAGGAGAATGCTTGGGCCAAGCGGAGCACTGTGTCTGGAGGCTCCAGTGAGGGAGAGGGGCGCTCCCCAGTGTCCCCTGGCACTAGTGGGCCTCCCAAGCTGACCAggtaagtgctgttttttttttgttttttttttttataatggaaGGTAGAAGAATTTGTCTATATAATGACTGCACTGTGAACAAAAGCGGCTGTATCTCTGACACTAAAAGCTTTGTTCAGTTGTAACTGCAGAATCTTCAAagtttaattgtgtgtgtgtgtgtgtgtgtgtgtgtgtgtatatatatacactcacctaaaggattattaggaacacctgttcaatttctcatgaatgcaattatctaaccaaccaatcacatggcagttgcttcaatgcatttaggggtgtggtcctggtcaagacaatctcctgaactccaaactgaatgtctgaatgggaaagaaaggtgatttaagcaattttgagcgtggcatggttgttggtgccagacgggccggtctgagtatttcacaatctgctcagttactgggattttcacgcacaaccatttctagggtttacaaagaatggtgtgaaaagggaaaaacatccagtatgcggcagtcctgtgggcgaaaatgccttgttgatgctagaggtcagaggagaatgggccgactgattcaagctgatagaagagcaactttgactgaaataaccactcgttacaactgaggtatgcagcaaagcatttgtgaagccacaacacgtacaaccttgaggcggatgggctacaacagcagaagaccccaccgggtaccactcatctccactacaaataggaaaaagaggctacaatttgcacaagctcaccaaaattggacagttgaagactggaaaaatgttgcctggtctgatgagtctcgatttctgttgagacattcagatggtagagtcagaatttggcgtaaacagaatgagaacatggatccatcatgccttgataccactgtgcaggctggtggtggtggtgtaatggtgtgggggatgttttcttggcacactttaggccccttagtgccaactgggcatcgtttaaatgccacggcctacctgagcattgtttctgaccatgtccatccctttatgaccaccatgtacccatcctctgatggctacttccagcaggataatgcaccatgtcacaaaggtcgaatcatttcaaattggtttcttgaacatgacaatgagttcactgtactaaactggcccccacagtcaccagatctcaacccaatagagcatctttgggatgtggtggaacgggagcttcgtgccctggatgtgcatcccacaaatctccatcaactgcaagacgctatcctatcaatatgggccaacatttctaaagaatgctttcagcaccttgttgaatcaatgccacgtagaattaaggcagttctgaaggcgaaagggggtcaaacacagcattagtatggtgttcctaataatcctttaggtgagtgtgtatatatatatatatatataatatttttttttttttacctaacGAGCACAGTTACCTTACATGTAAAAATAGCacttataatttataatttatagcGCATGAATCCGTGCAGTTCTGCTCTTAAGCCGACGATAACAGTACCATGATCCACAGATGAATGCACCGTTGTTTGTCCAAGAACTGAAGTCCTGCTTTTGTGTCCTCCATTTTGATCTCTCTCTGATTGGACTGTTTTTGTTGTGTCCCCCCCCCCGTTTTGTCTGCAATTCCATTCATCCTCCAGTTCCTCAAGCTCTTCAGATGAAAAAGCGTCTCAAAAAGGTAAAGGTAAGCCCGCCATGTTCCTTTGCAGGGAAAAATTCTCACAGTTGCAAACCACTGCTTAACTGAAGgatttgtatatacattttacatgtatAATACGCAGAATACACTCTATGTTGCCGAAAGTAATGGGACAAGCCTCCCTCTGCTGGTAATGTATTGTACCAgaaatctttttattttgattctTTTGGA contains:
- the eif4ba gene encoding eukaryotic translation initiation factor 4Ba isoform X7; the encoded protein is MAASAKKKNKKGKTLTLTDFLAEDSGGNAPSYPAPKPTSWADETDDLEGDVSTSWHTEDDMYRAPPIDRSILPTAPRAAREPNVDRSRLPRSPPYTAFLGNLPYDVSEDSIKDFFRGLSISAVRLPREPSNPERLKGFGYAEFDDVDSLLRALSLNEENLGNRRIRVDIADQSQEKDRDDRSGCGRDRDRNRSDGGPDKTDSDWRARPSADSDDSGPPRRDDAFGERSRDRYESDRFRDGPRRDNDRYEGGRDRYRDRYDDRDRRDYDRGGGSEGFDSRGGSRRAFGSGFRRDNDDGRDNFRGSADRYGDRYGEREERYERKDERRDDRDGTGPLQRPKLQLKPRSVPKEEDRVVPPTQTGRAASIFGGAKPVDTAAKEREVEERLKKEQERLQRQLEEDKGRAPERRPRERHPSWRSEDQPAERSRTGSESSQPGSTSGRSSRRRESERSVENEVFGRDEDPPSPGARPPAKHDSLPLKVVPAPPPKENAWAKRSTVSGGSSEGEGRSPVSPGTSGPPKLTSSSSSSDEKASQKGKEKTEEGNETADQHLSQRNSRNHPVLNSAPQVNTQPC
- the eif4ba gene encoding eukaryotic translation initiation factor 4Ba isoform X8 — translated: MAASAKKKNKKGKTLTLTDFLAEDSGGNAPSYPAPKPTSWADETDDLEGDVSTSWHTEDDMYRAPPIDRSILPTAPRAAREPNVDRSRLPRSPPYTAFLGNLPYDVSEDSIKDFFRGLSISAVRLPREPSNPERLKGFGYAEFDDVDSLLRALSLNEENLGNRRIRVDIADQSQEKDRDDRSGCGRDRDRNRSDGGPDKTDSDWRARPSADSDDSGPPRRDDAFGERSRDRYESDRFRDGPRRDNDRYEGGRDRYRDRYDDRDRRDYDRGGGSEGFDSRGGSRRAFGSGFRRDNDDGRDNFRGSADRYGDRYGEREERYERKDERRDDRDGTGPLQRPKLQLKPRSVPKEEDRVVPPTQTGRAASIFGGAKPVDTAAKEREVEERLKKEQERLQRQLEEDKGRAPERRPRERHPSWRSEDQPAERSRTGSESSQPGSTSGRSSRRRESERSVENEVFGRDEDPPSPGARPPAKHDSLPLKVVPAPPPKENAWAKRSTVSGGSSEGEGRSPVSPGTSGPPKLTSSSSSSDEKASQKEKTEEGNETADQHLSQRNSRNHPVLNSAPQVNTQPC